From the Quercus lobata isolate SW786 chromosome 6, ValleyOak3.0 Primary Assembly, whole genome shotgun sequence genome, one window contains:
- the LOC115950552 gene encoding probable aspartic proteinase GIP2, which yields MASTLHLFLFSIVVVFFSTSNGANYKPHAFHLPIRKDDVTLQYYTSFEVGPTQFIVNAVIDLGAPFLWFNCGDGYNSSSYNPVPCGSSKCKAAKGIGCLGCNGTPRPGCTNNTCSLYSYNPFNNSLRSGGLGEDNIYVYETDGRSVLLQINVPRFPFVCADSGSLDGLAKGAKGILGLGRTQIALPMQLANAFALKRKFALCVPSSSQSGLGDIFIGGGPYYLLPYTKNASELLITTPLIINSVSTAPIYSEGDPSDEYFIGVKSIKIDGQIVKLETSLLSIDKKGVGGTKISTINPYTILHTSIYKAVLKDFVKKAASRKITRVASVAPFGACFSSKTIASTMTGPAVPNIDLVLQSKSVYWRIYGANSMVKVKENVLCLGVVDGGSKPRTSIVIGGHQLEDNMLEFDLASLKLGFSSSLLLHNTNCSHYRIF from the coding sequence ATGGCTTCTACTCTCCATCTCTTCCTCTTTTCCATTGTTGTTGTCTTCTTCTCTACCTCAAATGGAGCAAATTATAAACCACATGCCTTTCATCTTCCCATCAGAAAAGACGATGTCACACTCCAATATTATACTTCATTTGAAGTTGGACCCACTCAATTTATTGTGAATGCAGTCATTGACCTTGGGGCACCATTTCTATGGTTCAACTGTGGTGATGGTTACAACTCCTCATCTTACAACCCGGTTCCTTGTGGCTCATCCAAATGTAAAGCAGCTAAGGGCATAGGATGCCTTGGCTGCAATGGGACACCTAGGCCAGGGTGCACCAACAACACTTGCTCTTTGTACTCATATAACCCATTCAACAATTCACTTCGAAGTGGGGGATTAGGCGAGGATAACATTTATGTTTATGAAACTGATGGGAGAAGTGTCTTATTACAAATAAATGTGCCTAgatttccttttgtttgtgcAGATTCAGGCAGCTTAGATGGCCTTGCTAAAGGTGCTAAAGGTATTCTAGGCCTCGGAAGGACTCAAATTGCATTACCAATGCAGCTTGCAAATGCATTTGCACTTAAGCGTAAGTTTGCCCTTTGTGTACCTTCTTCATCCCAGTCAGGATTAGGGGACATTTTTATTGGTGGTGGACCTTATTATTTGCTTCCTTATACCAAAAATGCGTCAGAGTTGCTCATCACCACCCCACTAATCATCAACTCCGTAAGCACCGCACCTATTTATTCAGAAGGTGACCCATCTGATGAATATTTCATTGGTGTAAAGTCCATCAAAATAGATGGACAAATTGTCAAACTTGAGACCTCCTTGCTATCCATTGACAAAAAAGGAGTTGGTGGGACTAAAATTAGTACCATAAATCCTTACACTATTTTGCATACTTCTATCTATAAGGCTGTCCTAAAAGATTTTGTCAAGAAGGCTGCATCAAGGAAGATTACTAGAGTGGCATCCGTGGCACCATTTGGAGCATGTTTCAGCTCAAAGACCATTGCTAGCACCATGACTGGACCAGCTGTGCCAAATATTGATTTGGTCCTGCAAAGCAAGAGTGTGTATTGGAGGATTTATGGTGCCAATTCGATGGTGAAAGTCAAGGAAAATGTGCTATGCTTAGGAGTTGTGGATGGTGGATCGAAGCCAAGAACTTCCATTGTTATTGGCGGACATCAGTTGGAGGATAATATGTTAGAGTTTGATCTGGCTTCTTTAAAGCTAGGCTTTAGCTCTTCGCTTTTGCTTCACAATACAAATTGTTCTCACTACAGAATTTTTTGA
- the LOC115993947 gene encoding dual specificity protein phosphatase 1-like yields MDQFDESIRKQVAALFRVINYTRCIKDDNVPCKIEEGLFLGSVGAANNKDALKALNVTHVLTVASALLPGHPNDFVYKIINVADREDTDIKQYFDECFNFIDEAKRLGGGVLVHCLVGRSRSVTVVVAYLMKKHGMNLSQALEHVKTKRPRAGPNSGFITQLQDYEKSLQDGRAT; encoded by the exons ATGGATCAGTTTGACGAGTCCATCAGGAAACAAGTAGCGGCACTTTTTCGAGTTATAAATTATACAAGATGCATTAAAGATGACAATGTTCCGTGCAAAATTGAAGAG GGTCTTTTCTTGGGTTCTGTTGGTGCTGCAAATAACAAGGATGCATTGAAAGCCTTGAATGTCACACATGTATTGACTGTAGCTAGTGCATTGTTACCAGGACATCCAAATGATTTCGTATACAAAATCATCAATG TTGCTGACAGGGAAGACACAGATATAAAACAGTACTTTGATGAGTGTTTCAATTTCATTGATGAAGCTAAAAGAttgggtggtggtgttttggtcCACTGCCTTGTTGGAAGGTCCAGAAG TGTAACCGTAGTTGTTGCCTATCTAATGAAAAAGCATGGAATGAACCTATCTCAAGCTCTGGAACATGTAAAGACCAAACGTCCACGGGCAGGTCCCAATTCTGGTTTTATTACACAACTACAGGACTACGAAAAATCTCTTCAAG